The sequence GTGAAGCTGGCCGCGCCGCGCGAACTCGGCGGCACGGGCGCGGAAGGCACGAATCCGGAGCAACTGTTTGCCGCAGGTTACTCGGCCTGCTTCCTGAGCGCGATGAAATTCGTCGCCGGCCAGAACAAGCAGGCGCTGCCGGCCGATACGCAGGTCACGGCGGAAGTGGGTATCGGCCCGAACGACGCAGGCGGCTTCGGGCTCGACATCGAGCTGCGCGTGTCGCTGCCGGGGCTCGACAAGGCCGACGCGCAGGCGCTGGTCGACAAGGCGCACCACGTGTGCCCGTATTCGAACGCGACGCGCAACAACGTGCCGGTGCGCCTGACGGTCGTCTGACGCGACGCAGGATCACGCATGCAAAAAGGGCGCGTGCGGCTACATGCCGCACGCGCCCTTTTGCGTGACTCGCCGGAACGGCGGCCCGGCTGGCCCGCCCTGCGCTGCTTAGCGCGCGCCGATCGAATACGGGCGGTTGATCGACGCTTCGCGATCGATCTTGCGCATGCGGAATTCGAGATCGTAGATGTCGGTCGCTTCGGACAGGTACGCCTCGGCGCGCTCTTTCGCGGCCTTTTCAGCGTTCTTGGTCAGCATCAGGAAGAGGTGGCTCAGCAGGTACATGTTCGATCTCGCAATCCAAAGGTTCTTTGACTAGGGTTTTCCCGAATTATAGGGAAAACCCTAGTCTTTGGCTAGCGTCGATCAGACGATGCGTCGTTCCGCCGCCACAGCGCGGCGCTGTGTTTCGAAAAAGGTCCAGATCATTGCACTCGCGTCGGGGCCGACAGCCGCATGAAACGGCACGGCTTCGTCGCCGCCGGCCCACGCATGATCGAGCCCTTTCACATGGCAGAGCCGCACGACCGGTTCGCCGTCGCGGCAGACATCGGTGATCTGTGCGCCCGCGTCGCGCGTCTCGACCCGCTCGCCGCCGCGCAGCGCGCCGCGGCTGTCGGCCAGCCCGTTCAGGCGCATGAACTGCACCGTCAGCTGGTCGGCATTCTTCGGCGCGACGACATGGTCGCCGTCGCCCTGGACGATCAGCGCGGGCATGCCCGGATACGCGCCGGCATCGACCAGCGCATCGACGGCCGCGGCCGGGTTCTGCCGCACGCCGCGCCGCATCACGTCCATCGCGGTGATGCCGGAATTCGCCTCGCCGAGCGCGGGGCCCGAGTGCAGCGCCACCGCCGCGAAGCGGTCCGGATGGTGCAGCGCAATAAGCGACGCGAGGCCCGCGCCGGCCGATAGCCCCGCGACGTAGACGCGCGATGCGTCGAAACCGTGTTCGTCGACGAGCGCGTCGACGAGCGACGCAACCGCGTTCGCCTCGCCGCGTCCCGCGCGCTCGGTGTCTTCATACCAGTGCCAGCAGCCGTGCGCGTGCGCGCGCTGCGACTGTTCCGGATACAGCACCGCGAAGCCGTGCTTGTCGGCCAGCAGGTTCATCCGCGTGCCCTGCACGAATTCGTCGACGGACTGCTGGCAGCCGTGCAGCATCACGACGAGCGGCATCGCACCGCGCCGGCGGCCGGGCGGCACGTAGAGGCCATACGCGAGATTCTGGACGAGGCGCCCGAGCGCGGGCGCCATCGGATGCTCGCCGCGCGTCCACTCACCTGCCGCCCATGCGGCCGCACGCGGACGCACGCGCGATTCGCGCGGCGGGGACAAATCGGATACGGCGGGAGAGGCGGCGGCCTCGAGTACGTCGCGTGTAATGCGCTGCGCATCGCGCGCCGCACGCTTGGCGGCCGGTGACAGCATGCGTTTCATGCCGCCCAGCCACACCTTGGTCAGACTTTTGGTCATCGATCGGGCTCGCAGTCAGGAAAAATAGGGGCACCACAACGGATGCATCGTTTGGCTTTGTGCAATGCACCATAACATTGTTTCTGGGATTTTTCCTGCACGCCGATAGTTCCCGGCGGCGCAAAAAACGGGCCTCGAACGCACGCGGCGCTATACTGGGGCTTCGCCGCTTGTATCCGTTGTAGTCGTTCTTCCCGGCTCGCGCGTTGATTTAAGCATCGTCCCCGGCTCCGTTCGTCCCCTTCCCGATGTTCGACCTGTCGTCTCACCTGTGGATCATGATCACCGCGTTCGGCGGCGCCGGCCTGACCTTGCCGCTCGCGATCACGATCGCCGTCTGGCTCGCGCTCGGCTACTCGTGGCAGCGCGCGACCGCGTGGCTCGGTGTGCTCGCGGCCGCGATCGGCGTGGTCGCGCTCACGAAGATCGCGTTCCTCGGCTGGGGCATCGGCATCCGCAAGTGGGATTTCACGGGGTTCAGCGGCCATGCGATGCTGTCGACGTCGGTCTATCCGGTCGCGATTTTCCTGATGCTGATCCGCACGCGCACGCCGGTGCGGATCGTCGGCATTGCGCTCGGGCTCGCGGCCGGCGTTGCGGTCGGCGTGTCGCGCGTCGCGCTCGACGCGCATTCGCCGTCCGAATCGATCACCGGCTGCATTGTCGGCGCGATCGCCGCGCTGGCGTTCATCGCCGGCTCGTGGCGCGCGGTGCCGCACCGCTGGTCGGTGCCCGCGGTCATCGCGAGCCTCGCGCTCGTTACCGTCGCGCTGCACGGCATCGCGGTCCCGTCGCATCGCTGGGTCACCAAGGTTGCGCTGCAACTGTCGGGCCACGAACGCCCGTTCGTCCGTGCGCGCTGGAAGGCCAATCCGAACTACCGCCCGGCGTCGCAACCGTCGTCGCTGCAGCGCACCGAATCGTCGCCGCACACGCTCCACGCGTGACGGGCCGCCCGGCCGTCACGCCCGCCCCTCTTCAGGTCTGACCATTTCATGCGCACCGTCGCATGAGCGGTATGTCGAGCGTTATAACCCACCCTATATTACGATTACGGTTTCCACCCATTCAAACGAATCCACCATGCGCTCAACCGTCCGTCCGCTTCGCCGTACCCTGCTCCGCCTGCTGCCGATCGCCACGCTTGCCGCCGCCGGCATCGCGTTCAGCGCGCCCGCTTGCGCCGCCGACGAACTGGTCGTGTCGGCCGCCGCCAGCCTGACGAACGCGTTCAAGGCCGTGGGCGACGCGTACGAGAAGCAGCATCCGGGCACCAAGGTGCTGTTCAACTTCGGCGCGTCGGACGTGCTGATGCAGCAGATCGCCAAGGGCGCGCCGGCCGACGTGTTCGCATCGGCCGACCAGAAGGCGATGGATCGTGCGGCCGACGAAAAGGTGATCGTGCCCGGCACGCGCCGCGATTTCGCGGCGAACTCGCTCGTGCTGATCGTGCCGGCGGACAGCCACGCGGCCGTGCCGAC comes from Burkholderia pyrrocinia and encodes:
- a CDS encoding organic hydroperoxide resistance protein — its product is MNILYKTSATSTGGRDGRAVSDDNKLEVKLAAPRELGGTGAEGTNPEQLFAAGYSACFLSAMKFVAGQNKQALPADTQVTAEVGIGPNDAGGFGLDIELRVSLPGLDKADAQALVDKAHHVCPYSNATRNNVPVRLTVV
- a CDS encoding DUF3563 family protein; this translates as MYLLSHLFLMLTKNAEKAAKERAEAYLSEATDIYDLEFRMRKIDREASINRPYSIGAR
- a CDS encoding PHB depolymerase family esterase, producing the protein MTKSLTKVWLGGMKRMLSPAAKRAARDAQRITRDVLEAAASPAVSDLSPPRESRVRPRAAAWAAGEWTRGEHPMAPALGRLVQNLAYGLYVPPGRRRGAMPLVVMLHGCQQSVDEFVQGTRMNLLADKHGFAVLYPEQSQRAHAHGCWHWYEDTERAGRGEANAVASLVDALVDEHGFDASRVYVAGLSAGAGLASLIALHHPDRFAAVALHSGPALGEANSGITAMDVMRRGVRQNPAAAVDALVDAGAYPGMPALIVQGDGDHVVAPKNADQLTVQFMRLNGLADSRGALRGGERVETRDAGAQITDVCRDGEPVVRLCHVKGLDHAWAGGDEAVPFHAAVGPDASAMIWTFFETQRRAVAAERRIV
- a CDS encoding phosphatase PAP2 family protein yields the protein MFDLSSHLWIMITAFGGAGLTLPLAITIAVWLALGYSWQRATAWLGVLAAAIGVVALTKIAFLGWGIGIRKWDFTGFSGHAMLSTSVYPVAIFLMLIRTRTPVRIVGIALGLAAGVAVGVSRVALDAHSPSESITGCIVGAIAALAFIAGSWRAVPHRWSVPAVIASLALVTVALHGIAVPSHRWVTKVALQLSGHERPFVRARWKANPNYRPASQPSSLQRTESSPHTLHA